A window of the Streptomyces albireticuli genome harbors these coding sequences:
- a CDS encoding DNA-3-methyladenine glycosylase 2 family protein, with protein MTDTTAQLREDSRYEAVSSRDARFDGEFFFAVSTTGIYCRPSCPAVTPKRANVRFYPSAAAAQGAGFRACRRCRPDAAPGSADWNVRADLVGRAMRLIGDGVVDREGVAGLAGRLGYSARQVHRQLTQELGAGPVALARAQRAHTARVLLQTTALPVTELAFASGFASVRQFNDTIRTVYARTPSALRAEATGPRPTAGAPTGVPLRLAHRGPYAAREIFDFLERRAVPGVEEMTGAPGARRYRRTLRLPHGTGITEVREPAAGTRNRWLDCRLHLADLRDLSTAVQRTRRLFDLDADPYAVSDRLGTDPRLGPLVTARPGLRSPGAADGDELAVRAVLGQQVTVAAAVRLTGALVAAYGKPLTAPDGTLTHLFPEPATLAAAPLDELGMPDSRRRALRALATALADGTVRLDPGVDREATERALLALPGIGPWTAGYIRMRALGDPDVFPPGDAGARHGLAALGAPPAAAEDWRPWRSYALHHLWNHAAKDD; from the coding sequence ATGACGGACACCACGGCACAGCTCCGGGAGGACTCCCGCTACGAGGCGGTGAGCAGCAGGGACGCGCGATTCGACGGAGAATTCTTCTTCGCCGTGTCGACCACCGGCATCTACTGCCGGCCCAGCTGCCCGGCGGTCACCCCGAAGCGGGCCAACGTCCGCTTCTACCCCTCGGCCGCCGCCGCCCAGGGCGCGGGCTTCCGCGCCTGCCGCCGGTGCCGCCCGGACGCCGCGCCCGGCTCCGCCGACTGGAACGTCCGCGCCGACCTCGTCGGCCGCGCCATGCGGCTCATCGGCGACGGCGTCGTCGACCGCGAGGGCGTCGCCGGGCTCGCCGGCCGGCTCGGCTACAGCGCCCGCCAGGTCCACCGCCAGCTCACCCAGGAGCTCGGCGCCGGGCCCGTCGCCCTCGCGCGGGCCCAGCGCGCCCACACCGCCCGGGTCCTCCTCCAGACCACCGCGCTGCCGGTCACCGAGCTGGCCTTCGCGTCCGGCTTCGCCAGCGTCCGGCAGTTCAACGACACCATCCGGACCGTCTACGCCCGCACCCCCAGCGCCCTCCGCGCCGAGGCCACCGGGCCCCGGCCCACCGCCGGCGCGCCCACCGGCGTCCCCCTGCGGCTCGCCCACCGCGGCCCCTACGCCGCCCGGGAGATCTTCGACTTCCTGGAGCGCCGGGCCGTCCCCGGCGTCGAGGAGATGACGGGCGCCCCCGGCGCCCGCCGCTACCGCCGCACCCTCCGCCTCCCCCACGGCACCGGGATCACCGAGGTCCGCGAACCGGCCGCGGGCACCCGGAACCGCTGGCTCGACTGCCGGCTGCACCTCGCCGACCTGCGCGACCTCTCCACGGCCGTCCAGCGGACCCGCCGCCTCTTCGACCTCGACGCCGACCCCTACGCCGTCTCCGACCGGCTCGGCACCGACCCCCGCCTCGGCCCCCTCGTCACCGCCCGGCCGGGCCTGCGCTCCCCGGGCGCGGCGGACGGCGACGAGCTCGCCGTCCGCGCCGTGCTGGGCCAGCAGGTGACCGTCGCGGCCGCCGTCCGGCTCACGGGCGCGCTCGTCGCCGCGTACGGCAAGCCCCTCACCGCGCCCGACGGCACCCTCACCCACCTCTTCCCCGAACCCGCCACCCTGGCCGCCGCCCCGCTCGACGAGCTCGGCATGCCCGACTCCCGCCGCCGGGCCCTGCGCGCGCTCGCCACGGCCCTCGCCGACGGCACCGTCCGGCTCGACCCCGGCGTCGACCGCGAGGCCACCGAGCGCGCACTCCTCGCCCTGCCCGGCATCGGGCCCTGGACCGCCGGCTACATCCGCATGCGGGCCCTCGGCGACCCCGACGTCTTCCCGCCGGGCGACGCCGGCGCCCGGCACGGACTCGCCGCCCTCGGCGCGCCCCCGGCCGCCGCCGAGGACTGGCGCCCCTGGCGCTCGTACGCCCTGCACCACCTCTGGAACCACGCCGCGAAGGACGACTGA
- the rsgA gene encoding ribosome small subunit-dependent GTPase A, with protein sequence MSFPSPSSPSSSSASAPSHPLTAYGWDDDWVAAFAPHAARGLTPGRIVRVDRGRCDLVVPDGDTVRTVHADTGLVTTGDPQRIMCTGDWAAVDLAQGFVRALLPRRTAFVRSTSSKRSEAQILAANVTHAVVAVSLAVELDLGRVERFLTLAWESGATPLVVLTKADLVPDPVVLGHLLDDTAVVAPGAQVLAVSSATGEGIDVLAAALAGGTAVLLGQSGAGKSTLANAVVGADVQDVHATRDSDGKGRHTTTTRNLLTMPGGGVLIDTPGLRGVGLWDADGGVARTFAEIDALARDCRFHDCAHTGEPGCAVLAALDAGELPERRLDSYRKLIRENEWIAARTDARLRAEIRRDWKRKQAAGRHMAERKRGGAR encoded by the coding sequence TTGTCTTTCCCGTCCCCCTCCTCTCCGTCTTCCTCCTCCGCCTCCGCGCCGTCGCACCCCCTCACCGCCTACGGCTGGGACGACGACTGGGTCGCCGCGTTCGCCCCGCACGCCGCGCGGGGCCTCACGCCCGGCCGGATCGTCCGCGTCGACCGGGGCCGCTGCGACCTCGTCGTCCCGGACGGCGACACCGTGCGGACCGTCCACGCCGACACCGGGCTCGTCACCACCGGCGACCCGCAGCGCATCATGTGCACCGGCGACTGGGCGGCCGTCGACCTCGCCCAGGGCTTCGTCCGGGCGCTGCTCCCGCGCCGCACGGCCTTCGTGCGGTCCACCTCCTCCAAGCGGTCCGAGGCCCAGATCCTCGCGGCCAACGTGACCCACGCCGTCGTCGCCGTCTCGCTCGCCGTCGAGCTGGACCTCGGCCGGGTCGAGCGCTTCCTCACCCTCGCCTGGGAGAGCGGCGCCACGCCCCTGGTCGTCCTCACCAAGGCCGACCTGGTGCCCGATCCCGTGGTGCTCGGGCACCTCCTCGACGACACCGCCGTGGTGGCGCCGGGCGCCCAGGTCCTCGCCGTCAGCTCGGCCACCGGCGAGGGGATCGACGTCCTCGCCGCCGCGCTCGCCGGCGGCACGGCCGTGCTCCTGGGCCAGTCCGGCGCCGGGAAGTCCACCCTCGCCAACGCGGTCGTCGGCGCGGACGTCCAGGACGTCCACGCCACCCGGGACAGCGACGGCAAGGGCCGCCACACCACCACCACGCGCAACCTGCTGACGATGCCCGGCGGCGGTGTGCTGATCGACACGCCGGGCCTGCGCGGAGTGGGCCTGTGGGACGCCGACGGCGGCGTCGCCCGCACCTTCGCGGAGATCGACGCGCTGGCGCGGGACTGCCGCTTCCACGACTGCGCCCACACCGGCGAGCCCGGCTGCGCGGTCCTCGCCGCGCTCGACGCGGGCGAACTCCCGGAGCGCCGCCTCGACAGCTACCGCAAGCTGATCCGCGAGAACGAGTGGATCGCCGCCCGCACCGACGCCCGCCTGCGCGCCGAGATCCGGCGCGACTGGAAGCGGAAGCAGGCCGCGGGCCGCCACATGGCGGAGCGCAAGCGGGGAGGCGCCCGCTAG
- a CDS encoding helix-turn-helix domain-containing protein, with amino-acid sequence MGRVNLGTIDESLLPAVREACLGDSAPPAAPRPVIGQSWHRARLHGVDPDAGRASPPPLPAEEVEHRRHVSRLGSLLPQLREGLGAIVDVERHLMAVTDAEGRVLWRDGARGVLRSADRLHFSVGAAWTEEQVGTNGIGTALALRRPVQVHAAEHFVRTHHSWTCAAAPLHDPRDGRLLGVLNVSGPAPAFNPATLPLVTAVAKVAEAELRLRHWESVDRLRAVAAPMLSRVGGRALAVDREGWTAAVTGMGPVGRVALPKEVQAGRVWLPPLGPCSLEPLPDGWLVRVEETGPGGGAEAAAHRVVLDLRLPRSWTVTVSGPAGEWSQELSPRHAELLYVLARHPAGRTAAELAADLFGDASRAVTVRAEISRMRRTLAGVIGHRPYRFADSVEVLLLTPAGGTDPLPASTAPGVLAGRRGLPAG; translated from the coding sequence ATGGGCAGGGTGAACCTCGGAACGATCGACGAGAGCCTGCTGCCGGCCGTGCGGGAGGCGTGCCTCGGGGACAGCGCGCCGCCGGCCGCCCCGCGCCCGGTGATCGGGCAGTCGTGGCACCGGGCGCGGCTGCACGGAGTGGACCCCGACGCGGGGCGCGCGTCCCCGCCGCCGCTGCCCGCCGAGGAGGTCGAGCACCGGCGCCACGTCTCCCGGCTGGGGAGCCTGCTGCCGCAGCTCCGCGAGGGGCTCGGCGCGATCGTGGACGTGGAGCGGCACCTGATGGCCGTGACGGACGCCGAGGGCCGGGTGCTGTGGCGGGACGGGGCGCGCGGGGTGCTGCGCAGCGCGGACCGGCTGCACTTCTCGGTGGGCGCCGCCTGGACGGAGGAGCAGGTGGGGACGAACGGCATCGGGACGGCGCTGGCGCTGCGCCGCCCGGTGCAGGTGCACGCCGCGGAGCACTTCGTCCGGACCCACCACAGCTGGACGTGCGCGGCGGCGCCGCTGCACGACCCGCGCGACGGGCGGCTGCTGGGCGTGCTGAACGTCAGCGGTCCGGCGCCCGCCTTCAACCCGGCGACGCTGCCGCTGGTGACGGCCGTCGCGAAGGTCGCCGAGGCGGAGCTGCGGCTGCGGCACTGGGAGTCCGTGGACCGGCTGCGGGCGGTCGCGGCGCCGATGCTGTCCCGGGTGGGCGGCCGGGCGCTGGCGGTCGACCGCGAGGGCTGGACGGCGGCGGTCACGGGCATGGGTCCGGTGGGCCGGGTGGCGCTGCCCAAGGAGGTCCAGGCGGGGCGGGTGTGGCTGCCGCCGCTCGGGCCCTGCTCGCTCGAACCGCTGCCGGACGGCTGGCTGGTGCGGGTGGAGGAGACCGGTCCGGGCGGCGGGGCGGAGGCCGCCGCGCACCGGGTGGTGCTCGACCTGCGGCTGCCGCGCAGCTGGACGGTGACGGTCTCGGGGCCGGCGGGCGAGTGGTCGCAGGAGCTGAGCCCGCGCCACGCCGAGCTGCTGTACGTCCTGGCCCGGCACCCGGCGGGGCGGACGGCGGCGGAGCTGGCGGCGGACCTCTTCGGCGACGCGTCGCGGGCCGTGACGGTGCGGGCCGAGATCTCCCGGATGCGGCGCACGCTCGCGGGGGTGATCGGCCACCGCCCGTACCGCTTCGCGGACAGCGTCGAGGTCCTGCTGCTGACCCCGGCCGGGGGCACGGACCCGCTGCCGGCGTCGACGGCTCCGGGGGTGCTGGCCGGCCGCCGGGGACTGCCCGCCGGGTAG
- a CDS encoding YihY/virulence factor BrkB family protein, with amino-acid sequence MQAANEPSGRRTGRLHRARVLYRNVSKRRMAWLLLKDTVNSCIEYRVTGLAAEAAFFTLLSLPPLLLGLLGLLGYWDAWTGTNTIGSIQANILKASATVLSDKGVNEIAKPLLRDVTKGRPDVISVGFAIALWSGSRAVNVFVDTITIMYGLEGKRGIVRTRLLAFLLYIVALLVGAVALPLMVAGPEAVVDIVPWSADVVRFLYWPVVILLSIAFLTTLYHVSVPVRSPWQEDIPGALVALTMWVVGSLLLRIYLTHTVEGLTIYGSLAAPVAVLLWIGVSAFAVLVGAAVNAALDRVWPSVATAAARAEVDRLRVAAAAQEAAERAARAMEAGLDDDLDYGLGDDGVMGRDCEPPSEFPERWAQFLPPEDVRARLHKPEHRPKHAKPRD; translated from the coding sequence GTGCAGGCAGCAAACGAACCATCGGGGCGGCGCACGGGCCGTCTCCACAGGGCAAGGGTCCTGTACCGAAATGTCTCGAAGCGCAGGATGGCCTGGCTGCTCCTCAAGGACACCGTCAACTCCTGCATCGAGTACCGCGTCACGGGACTCGCCGCCGAGGCGGCCTTCTTCACCCTGCTGTCGCTGCCGCCCCTGCTCCTCGGCCTCCTCGGCCTCCTCGGCTACTGGGACGCCTGGACCGGCACGAACACCATCGGCTCGATCCAGGCGAACATCCTCAAGGCCTCGGCCACGGTGCTCAGCGACAAGGGCGTCAACGAGATCGCCAAGCCGCTCCTGCGGGACGTCACCAAGGGCCGCCCGGACGTCATCTCGGTCGGCTTCGCCATCGCCCTGTGGTCCGGCTCGCGGGCCGTGAACGTCTTCGTGGACACCATCACGATCATGTACGGGCTGGAGGGCAAGCGGGGCATCGTCAGGACCCGGCTCCTCGCCTTCCTGCTCTACATCGTCGCCCTCCTCGTCGGGGCGGTGGCGCTCCCGCTGATGGTGGCCGGGCCCGAGGCGGTGGTCGACATCGTGCCCTGGAGCGCGGACGTCGTCCGCTTCCTCTACTGGCCCGTCGTCATCCTGCTGTCCATCGCGTTCCTGACCACGCTCTACCACGTGTCCGTGCCCGTCCGGTCGCCCTGGCAGGAGGACATCCCCGGAGCGCTCGTCGCCCTGACGATGTGGGTGGTCGGCAGCCTCCTGCTGCGCATCTACCTCACGCACACCGTGGAGGGCCTCACCATCTACGGCTCGCTGGCCGCGCCCGTCGCGGTGCTGCTGTGGATCGGCGTCTCGGCCTTCGCGGTGCTCGTCGGCGCCGCCGTGAACGCGGCCCTCGACCGCGTCTGGCCCTCCGTCGCCACCGCCGCCGCCCGCGCCGAGGTGGACAGGCTGCGCGTCGCCGCCGCGGCCCAGGAGGCGGCCGAGCGGGCCGCCCGCGCCATGGAGGCGGGGCTCGACGACGACCTCGACTACGGCCTGGGGGACGACGGCGTGATGGGCCGGGACTGCGAGCCGCCCTCGGAGTTCCCCGAGCGCTGGGCGCAGTTCCTGCCCCCCGAGGACGTCCGCGCCCGCCTCCACAAGCCGGAGCACCGCCCCAAGCACGCGAAGCCGCGCGACTGA
- a CDS encoding DUF456 domain-containing protein yields the protein MGTWQLVLVGLVMLLGLYGVVTPGVPGPPIVWAGTLWWSMTERTAAAWAVLAGATGVLLLAQAVVWLLPPRRIRVAGVTRRAFLVAGSAGIAGFFVVPPLGAALGFVAGLYGVERRRLGGHGEAWASTRNVMRALGTSVLVELFACLLVVGAWVGTVAGTG from the coding sequence ATGGGGACGTGGCAGCTGGTCCTTGTCGGTCTGGTGATGCTGCTCGGCCTGTACGGCGTCGTGACCCCGGGCGTGCCGGGTCCGCCCATCGTCTGGGCCGGGACGCTGTGGTGGTCGATGACCGAGCGGACCGCCGCGGCCTGGGCCGTGCTGGCCGGGGCCACCGGCGTGCTGCTGCTGGCGCAGGCCGTGGTCTGGCTGCTGCCGCCCCGCCGGATCAGGGTCGCGGGCGTCACCCGCCGCGCCTTCCTGGTGGCCGGCTCGGCCGGGATCGCCGGGTTCTTCGTGGTGCCGCCGCTGGGCGCCGCGCTGGGCTTCGTGGCGGGGCTCTACGGGGTGGAGCGGCGGCGGCTGGGCGGGCACGGGGAGGCGTGGGCGTCCACGCGGAACGTGATGCGGGCGCTGGGGACGAGCGTGCTGGTGGAGCTGTTCGCGTGCTTGCTGGTGGTGGGGGCGTGGGTGGGGACGGTGGCGGGGACGGGCTGA
- a CDS encoding LuxR family transcriptional regulator, with translation MGLDAVRETVPRGRRPERPSAQSAVELVNGASAVAEHLLRMRRGATDEVCVLLADRPGSAAADTLEDVPHRAVIERTAVTGILGLPGLPGLPRQLRRTGVAEAPVGAPGASASGAGASGAGTSGAGTSEAGAPAVRVVDRVPAELVVTDRAIALVPLTPRSGEAAEPTALLVHPGVLLASLVDLFEDVWHEARPLRVRATEAEGPDALDLEVLSLLLAGLTDTSVAKQLGLGLRTVQRRVKRLMELAGVTTRLQLGWHAAQRGWTSGP, from the coding sequence ATAGGTCTGGACGCCGTCCGGGAGACAGTACCGCGCGGGCGGAGGCCCGAAAGGCCTTCCGCGCAGAGTGCGGTGGAACTGGTGAACGGCGCGTCCGCTGTTGCCGAACACCTGCTCAGAATGCGGCGCGGAGCCACCGATGAGGTGTGTGTGCTGCTGGCCGACAGACCCGGGTCCGCGGCGGCGGACACGCTTGAGGACGTCCCCCACAGGGCTGTTATCGAACGCACGGCCGTTACCGGCATTCTGGGGTTGCCGGGACTTCCGGGGCTGCCGCGACAGCTGAGGCGTACGGGGGTTGCGGAGGCGCCCGTCGGTGCGCCCGGGGCGAGTGCGTCCGGGGCAGGTGCGTCAGGGGCAGGTACGTCAGGGGCAGGTACGTCAGAGGCGGGCGCACCCGCGGTACGGGTCGTGGACCGGGTGCCCGCCGAGCTCGTCGTCACCGACCGCGCCATCGCGCTCGTACCGCTGACCCCGCGCAGCGGTGAGGCCGCCGAGCCCACCGCGCTGCTCGTGCACCCCGGGGTGCTGCTCGCGTCCCTGGTGGACCTTTTCGAGGACGTCTGGCACGAGGCCCGCCCGCTGCGGGTCCGCGCCACGGAGGCCGAGGGCCCGGACGCCCTCGACCTGGAGGTCCTCTCGCTGCTGCTGGCCGGCCTGACGGACACGAGCGTCGCCAAGCAGCTCGGGCTGGGGCTTCGGACGGTCCAGCGGCGCGTCAAGCGGCTGATGGAGCTGGCGGGGGTGACCACCCGCCTCCAGCTGGGCTGGCACGCGGCCCAGCGGGGCTGGACCTCCGGCCCCTGA
- a CDS encoding methylated-DNA--[protein]-cysteine S-methyltransferase, translated as MLYTEIDSPLGPLLLTGVPTATAPGGTAIRSLTVPGQKNAPAVGADWRRDPGAFAEAERQLRAYFAGESEGFALEFAVQGTEFRRKVWEALDGVPYGATTSYGELAARVGASRAAVRAVGGAVGANPLLVLRPCHRVIGADGSLTGYAGGLERKRLLLGLEGAGAVAG; from the coding sequence ATGCTCTACACCGAGATCGACAGCCCGCTCGGCCCGCTGCTCCTCACCGGCGTGCCCACCGCCACCGCGCCCGGTGGCACCGCCATCCGCTCGCTGACGGTGCCCGGCCAGAAGAACGCCCCCGCCGTCGGCGCCGACTGGCGGCGCGACCCCGGCGCCTTCGCCGAGGCCGAGCGGCAGCTCCGGGCGTACTTCGCGGGGGAGTCCGAGGGCTTCGCCCTGGAATTCGCCGTCCAGGGAACGGAGTTCCGCCGCAAGGTGTGGGAGGCGCTCGACGGGGTGCCCTACGGCGCCACCACGAGCTACGGCGAGCTGGCCGCCCGCGTCGGCGCCTCGCGCGCCGCTGTGCGGGCCGTGGGCGGCGCCGTCGGCGCCAATCCGCTGCTCGTCCTGCGCCCCTGCCACCGGGTGATCGGGGCGGACGGTTCGCTCACGGGGTACGCGGGTGGGCTGGAGCGTAAGCGGCTGCTGCTGGGTCTGGAGGGTGCGGGGGCTGTGGCGGGCTGA